GCATCTGGCTGAGGTAATTACGGGTGTATTAAAAGGACGGCGGGAGTCGATTCGTTTTGTATTGCTGATTCTGTTGGGCTGTATTCCGGCCATTATCGTCGGGTTTTCGCTGAAAGATCAGCTGGAAGCCGCGTTTGCGCATCCGGTTTACGTGTCCTGTGCACTGATCGCCACCGGTCTTTTTCTGATTGCCTCGCATTTTCCAAAGGCTGGAAATAAAAAGGTGGGCTGGATTTCCGGGTTGATCATCGGCATTGCTCAAGCCTGCGCCATGATGCCGGGAATCAGTCGTTCGGGTTCAACCATCGGGATGTCACGTTTTCTGGGTATTGAACCGAAAGAGGCTGCGGAATATTCATTTCTCATGTCGGCTCCGCTGCTCGCAGGGGTGAGCCTGCTTTACCTGCTTGACTGCTGTAAAGAGGGGAATTCTTCCGGAAGCAGCGTGGTTGAGCTGGTAGTCGGTTTTGCGGTTTCCGCTGTCGTTGGTTATTTCTCGCTTAAATGGCTGGTTTCACTGCTGCAGCGCGGCCGATTCTGGCGTTTCGGGATCTATTGCCTCAGCGTAGGTCTCATTACACTGGTGCTTTTTCTGGTCTGATAAATTCCAGATTAGGGATGTATCTTTACACTTGCGCATTCGATAGGTTCGCATCTATAGTGCTCCGATCTTCAGGGCAGGGTGAAATTCCCGACCGGCGGTGACAGTCCGCGAGTTTTCCAGAGTTTGGAAGACAGGAGGCAGTGAAATTCTGCCACCGACAGTATAGTCTGGATGAGAGAAGATGCATGCGTAGCTGTGTCTATGCAAAATCCCCTGAAGGTATATGGTCTTTAAGGGTTTTTGACAACAGGAGCAGTTATGAATGAGAAAATATTCGATCCGATTGAGGATGTGATCGAAGCCTTCCAAAACGGTGAAATCATTGTGATGACCGATGACGAGGATCGCGAAAATGAGGGCGATCTGATCTGCGCCGCTGAAAAAGTCACACCGGAAATCATCAATTTCATGGTAACCCACGCCCGCGGTCTGGTCTGTATTCCGATGGAGGAACAACAGCTTCGCAAATTGGGCCTTTCGCGTATGACGCCTGCCCATTCGTCCGATAAATATTATACGGCATTTATGGATTCGGTTGATGTGCGCAACGGAACGACCACCGGCATCAGTGCTGCGGATCGGGCCCGTACGGTTCAGGCCCTTATCTCCGAAGACAGTCAGGCGCAGGATTTCATTAAACCGGGCCACCTGTTTCCGCTCAAAGCCGTTAAGGGCGGCGTGCTCGAACGGGCCGGCCATACGGAAGGTACGGTTGATCTTGCCCGGATTTCAGGAATGAAACCGGCCGGTGTCATCTGCGAAATTCTTCGGGAAGACGGCGATATGATGCGCCTGCAGGAACTTCGTAAATTTGCAGATCAGCATGGGTTGAAAATGACGTCTGTCGCCGAGGTGACTAAATACCGCTATGTGCACGAAAAGTTGGTCAACATGGAGCGGGAGATCAATATGCCGACCGATGCCGGACCGTTTCGCATGCGGCTCTACAGTTCGTACGTTGATCATAAGGATCATCTTGCATTGGTCTGCGGCGATGCTTCATCCGGAAAAGTTCCGCTCGTGCGTGTGCACAGCGAATGCCTGACCGGGGATGTGTTTCATTCCCAGCGGTGCGACTGTGGGCAGCAGCTGCATGCTGCCATGCATGCTGTTCAGGAGCATGGCTACGGAGCGATTGTTTACATGCGGCAGGAAGGGCGCGGCATTGGACTGGCTAAAAAGCTGCATGCGTATGAGCTGCAGGAACAGGGCATGGATACCGTTGAAGCCAACGAACATCTCGGTTTTGATGCTGATCTGCGCGATTACGGAATCGGTGCGCAGATTCTGAATGATATGGGGATGAGCAGGATTAATCTGCTGACGAATAATCCGGCTAAGATCATCGGTCTGGATAAATACGGCATAAAAGTGCAGGAGCGGGTTCCGCTGGTTCTGAAGCCGGGCAAGTTCAACGATTTCTACCTCGCGACTAAACGCGATAAAATGGGCCATCTGATTTAAGGAAAGATTATGGGAAAAGGTATTTCAAAAACAATTGAACCGATTGGCGGAATAGGTGCAAATCAGATTCTCGGCCATCTTGATGCTGCCGGACTGCGCTTCGGTATTGTGGTGGCTCGCTTCAATGATGAACTGACCGATGAGCTGGCCCGTTCGGCGTATCAGTGTCTGGTGCAGAACGGGGCAAAGCCGGAGACCATTGATGTGGTTCGGGTTCCGGGTGCGTATGAAGTTCCGGTGATTGCGGAAAAGATGGCGGCGTCGAAACATTATGATGCGCTGATTGTACTCGGTGTTGTGGTTGAAGGTGAAACGCAGCATGCGCAGATGATTATTGATACGACCGGTCAGACGGTGCTCGATATTTCCTGTCGTTATCAGCTTCCGGTAATCAATGAAATTGTCGGTGTCCGGAACTGGGCACAGGCGGAGGCCCGCTGTCTCGGCGGCGAAAACACCCGCGGCTGGTATGCCGCCGAAGCGGCCGTTGAAACGGCGCGTGTAAACAGAAAGCTCGGATAGCCGCCATGCAGAAGAAAAAAGTAAACGGACGTCGGGAAACGCGCGAGTGGATTGTGCAGTTCCTTTTTCAGCTCGATTTTAATCCGGAACCCATCGATATCGCGTTGAAAGATTTCTGGGAAGAAAAAGATCCCGTTCCGCGTGAGAAAAACTATGCCGAAGAAATCATCAAAGGCGTGGTGCAGCACAAAGAAGAGCTGGATGAAAAACTGTCGCAGTATGCCAAACGCTGGAACTCCGACCGCATGGGGGCTGTCGATCGGACGGTTATGCGCGTTGCTCTTTTTGAGATGCTTTACCGTGATGACGTTCCTCCGGTGGTTTCAATTAATGAAGCCGTGCATTTTGCCAAGGACTTCAGCAGTTTTCAGTCGGGCCGTTTCGTCAACGGGGTGCTTGACCGGATTCGGCAGGAAATCGACCGGCCGGCGCGCACAACCTATAAACCGCGGGGTGATAAATAATGGCAGGGTGGTTGCGTGCACTGAGAAAAACGCGCTCAATTATCGGCCGGGTATTCTCCTCGAAAACCAATCTCGAAGAGATGGCGGTTGAGGAAATTGAAGAAATTCTGCTGCGTTCCGATGTGCCGGCCCGCCTGACGATGAAGATCGTCGATGAACTGGAATTTCCGACCCGCAAGGCCTCACGTCGCGAACGGCTGACGGATATGTTGATTAAAGAGCTCGGCGAAACGCCGGACTTTCATTGGCCGTCCGATAAAAAACCGTACGTGCTGATGCTGCTAGGAATCAATGGTTCGGGAAAAACCACGACGGCAGCAAAACTGGCAAAAAAGGCAATGAACGAAGGTCGCAAGCCCATGCTTTGCGGATCGGATACCTTTCGCGCGGCGGGATCGTCCCAGCTCAAACTGTGGAGCGAGAAAGTCGGGTGCGATTTTGTCGGCGGTGAAATGGGGCACGATGCGGCGGGCGTAGCGTTTAATGCCGTTGAAGCCGCCATCGAGAAAAACTGTGATGTCGTTATGGTGGATACCGCCGGTCGGATGCATACCAAAACCCCGCTGATGGATGAGCTGCCGAAAATGTGCCGCGCAATGAACAAGCGCCGCGCGGGCGCTCCGGATGAGGTCTGGATGGTGCTCGATGCCTCATTGGGCCAGAATGCGGTTATTCAGGCCAAACAGTTTAATGAGGTGGTTCCGCTGACCGGAATTGTTGTTACAAAACTGGATGGCTCCTCTAAAGCCGGATTTCTCTTTTCCGTGAAAAACGAACTTCATGTGCCGATCTTGTTTGCCGGTCTCGGCGAAGGCGAAGACGACCTCGTGCCTTTCGATCCACAGGCCTTTGTTGATGCGCTCTTCGATGATGAAGGATCCACAGAGTCCCCGGATTAGTAGGGTTATTTATGAGTGATGATCAGACTCAGGCCATTATTGGCGCGGCGATGAAAGTTCATCGTGAACTTGGGTGTGGATTTCTTGAAAATGTATATCAGCACGCTCTGGCGGTTGAGTTGAGCAAACAGGGAATTTCCTTTGAGAAGGAAGTTGAGCTTCCTGTTTACTATTCGGGAGTAAAACTCGGTTGATTAACTTTGGCACCAAGAGCCTCCAATTTAAGCGATTTGTGAATTAATCCCTATAATCAGAGAAATCAGTGGATAAAGACCAAACATATATGATGCGGGCGATTGAGCTGGCGAAGCAGGGTGAAGGGTTGACCCGCCCGAATCCGCCGGTGGGTGCTGTGCTGGTACTGGACGATCAGATTATTGCCGAGGGCTGGCATAAGAAAGCGGGATCGGATCATGCGGAGCGCGCCTGTCTGAAAAAACTGCCGCCGATGCCGGTAAATCTTAAGGATGCAACGCTCTATGTGACACTGGAGCCCTGTTCGACCCATGGGAAAACGCCGCCCTGCACAGATATTATTCTGGAAAAAGGGGTCGGCCGCGTGGTGGTTTCGGTGGTGGATCTGAATCCGGCGCATGCGGGCCGCGGCCTGACCATCCTTGAAGACGCAGGTGTTGAAGTGCGTTCGGGGGTCTGCGAAGAGGCCGGGCGCGAGCTGATTGCTCCGTTTGAAAAAAGGATTACCACCGGGCTGCCCTTTGTGACCCTTAAGCTGGCGTCGACCCTCGATGGAAAAATCGCGGATTGCAACGGCGATTCAAAATGGATCACCGGTCCCGAAGCGCGCGAGCGGGTGCAGGACATGCGCCGGCGTGCGGATGCGATTATGGTCGGTGCGGCCACGGTCCGTGCGGATGATCCGTCACTCCTGCCAAGGCCTTCCGGGGGGCGGAAACCGTGGCGGGTGATTGTCGGAACCCATATTCCGGAAGGTTCCAGGGTCCGGACCGATGAATTTGCGAATCAGACGCTGGTGCGCAGTGGTGATTTAAGAATAATTTTAAAGGAACTCGCAGAAAAGCAAGGTGTGATGCATGTCTTCTGTGAAGGGGGCGGTAAACTGGCGGCGGGACTGATTGGAGCAGGGCTTGTGGATGAATTGGCCTTGTTTATGGCTCCGAAACTGCTGGGTTCTGACGGGCTTCCAAACTTTGGAAAAAACGGTGCCCTGATGGCGGAGATGACGAATTTGAGGTTCCAGTCTTTGGAACGAGTGGGGAAAGACATACTGATTAAAGCGATACCGGAGGATTGATTATGTTTACAGGAATTGTACAGCGGCTTGGAAATATCGTGGATATTCAAATGGAGGGCACGGCGGGACGGATCACGATGGTGCCGAACCGTCCGTTTGATAAAGCGGTGAATCTGGGCGACAGCATTGCGGTGAACGGTACCTGCCTGACTGTGGCCGACATGGATGGCGATAAGCTGATGTTTGATGTACTGGGGGAAACGTTTGATAAAACCAATCTGGGTGAAAAAACGCCGGGCGATGTGGTGAATCTGGAGCAGGCGCTGGCGCTGGGCGATACATTGGGCGGTCACATTGTTACAGGACATGTGGACAACACCGGCACGGTGGCGAAGGTGGAGGAAGTGGGCCGCGACAAAAAGTTCACGATCGAATGCTCCAGAGACATGCTGATGCTGATGGTTTACAAAGGTTCGATCGCTATTGACGGTATTTCGCTTACGGTGGCGGAGTTGACCGACAGTGGATTTGTTGTTCATATTATTCCGCACACGCTGCAGGAAACGGATATGTCGGCGTTCAGCGTCGGTACCAAGGTAAATTTGGAAGCGGATATTCTGGGCAAGCACGTGCAGCGTATTCTGGAATTCGGCGGCGGACAGGATTACCGCCTTAACCTTAACGGTGAATAATGCATTTCTTTAAAGTCAGTCTGATTGTTCTGTTTCTGCTCGGCGGGTTTGCGGTGCAGGCCCAAAAGATTTTTCTGGTGATTGATGATGCCGGATTGGCGCTGCATGAGACGCAGCAGTTTCTGGATATTCCGGTTTCGATGACCATCGCGGTGCTGCCGCACCAGAAGCAGACGAAGCAGGTCTGTATTGCAATCGGCCGGGACCGGAATAAAGAGATTATTCTGCATCAGCCGATGGAGGCCTATAACGATAAAAAAAATCCGGGAGTCGGTGCGATTATGAACACCACGCCGCCATCCGAAGTTCGGAAAATTCTGGATCAGAATTTCCGTTCCGTACGCGGAGCGGTCGGTATGAACAATCATATGGGTTCCCGGGTGACGGAAAATCCGGAGCTGATTCGTGAAATGCTGCGTTTCTGCAAAGCACACGACATGTTTTTTCTCGACAGTAAAACCGCCTATAATTCGCAGGTACCGCGCATTGCGAAAGAAAACGGTATGCACGTGGAAGAGCGACATGTTTTTCTGGATATTAATCATGACCGGGCCTACATCCGGCGCATGTGGGGCAGTGCGGTTAATAAAGCCAAAGAAAATGGTTACGTCATTGTAATTGCCCACGTGTGGAGTAAAGAGAGCGCGGCGGCAATCCGCGACAGTTATGAGGGGCTGCTGAACCAGGGCTATACTTTTCATAAGCTTTCGGAGCTTTACAAATGAGCGTTCCAACTGTTGGAAACCGGTCTGTGCTGGTTACCGGCTGTTCTTCGGGGATCGGTTTGGCGACGGCGGAGATGTTGCGTTCCAGAGGCTGGAAAGTTTTTTCGACAGCACGGAAAGCGGACGATATCGACGCCCTTAAACTGGCGGGCTTTGAAGCGGTTAAACTGGACCTTTCATCCAGTGAATCTATTCAGACTGCGGTAGAGTGGGTGCAGGTGAAAAACGGGGGGGAGCTTGGCGCGCTGGTGAACAACGCCGGTTTCGGTATGCCCGGTGCCATTCAGGATCTTTCTCGTGAGGCCATGCGCCGTCAGTTTGAAGTGAATGTTTTCGGTCTGCAGGAACTGACCAACAGTTGGATTCCGGTTTTTCGAAAACAGAGATTCGGCCGGATTGTGAATGTGAGTTCGGTGGTGGGGCGTCTTGCGCTTCCGTTTATGGGTATTTATTCGGCCTCAAAATTTGCGCTTGAGGCGATCAGCGATGCTCAGCGTGTGGAGCTTTCGCCTGAATCGATTTCGGTTTCACTGATTGAACCAGGGCCGATCCGCACGCGTTTTTCGACTAACTGTGCCGGTGAGGGTGAGGATAAGCTGGATGTGGAATCCTCAAAATTCGGGGCGGCTTACAGGCAGTATTTTGATAAACGCCGGAACGGAGGAATGGCGGAGGACCGGTTCCGTCTTCCGCCGGAAGCTGTGGCCCGGAAAATCCTTCATGCGCTGGAATCTCCGAAACCTAAAATCCGCTACAAGGTTACGATTCCTGCTTATGCCGGTGATTTTGCGGCGCGCTTTGTGCCGGCGCGGCTGATTGACCGGTTGATGACCGGTCATGTGAAGAAGCGTTTCGGCTGATTTTCCGGCTTGGCGGAGTTGGGATTTGTGCAGGACAGCGGTTGGTATTGGGGGAACGGTTGGTCGGGAGGCAGTTCCGGAGTTTCCGGCTTATACCTGTTTGATTCCTTCTCGGTATAAGCCTCGTCGTCCAGAATTTCCGAAGTTTCACCAGAGGAAGCCGGAGGAAGGATTCTGTATTTTCCGAGTCCTCCAGCGAGCGGGTGGTAAAAATATACCCGTATGTTTCAGCAAGTGGTATGACTTTTTATTCTCAGAATGAATGGATCGCCTCTGCCGAACTGAACAGTTTGCAGACTGTGCGGCGACGAACTTCTTTTCAATGAAGCCCGGAAAAATAACAAGATTGCCTTGTTATCCGCATGGTAAAAATTTCCGTCGGAAACGCATCAGCGTTTTCGGGCATCGGAAATATATTTCAGCATTTGTTCACCTTTTGCTGGGTCGCTGCTGACCAGTTCTTTGGCTTCACGTTCGGCATCATTCCATTTTTTCTGTTTGGCATACGCGAGCGAAAGCATGTAGCGCGCATCGGAAAAGGCGGGATCCAGATTTACGGCATTATTGCAGGCGGTGGCGGCGTTTCCGAAGTCGCCCTTCGCATAAAAGGCCAGCCCCATGTTGTAATAAGCACTTTTCTGTTTGGGGTCGGCCATGACGGCTTTTTTGTACTGGGCAATGGCTTCATCGTATTTCTTCTGGCTGTGCAGGCGGGAGCCTTCCGCGATATAACGGGCGGCTTCTGCAGGATTCACCCGTGTGGCTGTATTGCTGTTTGCGGGTGACGTTACCGGTTTTCCGCCGAGACGGGCAATGGCGTTGTTGGCGGCGGGGGTATGGCTTCCGTCAGAGCCGGCTTTCGCGAGGTATTGCTTGTAATAAGTCATGGCTGCGGTGGTGTTTTTGGCATACCACTCATAGATAGAGGCCAGATTGTACAGGGCCGGGGCGTAGTCGGGATAGGCGGCGGTTACCTGCTTCAGGCGGGCAATTGCGCGGTTGCTGTCTTTCGTCTGGTGCAGTATGGCCAATGCGAGTGCATTTTGAGTGGCTGGATCCTGCGGGTTCAGCGTTGCCGATTTGGTCAGTTCTTTCGTGGCTCCGGCCCAGTTTCGTTTGCGCAGTTCAATCATGCCGAGAATGGCGAGAGCGGTCTCGTTTTTCGGTTCTGCACCCAGCACATTCTGCAGGGCCACCTCTGCGTCATCCAGCTGGTCACTGTGATAGAGCGCAATGCCGAGGTTCAGGTTGGCTCCCGATAAGGTTTCGGTCAGGTTGACCGACTGACTGAAGGCCTCTGCTGCGGCATCCGCTTCGCCCAGTTCCCAGAGTACCAGGCCGAGTTCATTCAGTGCCGCAGATTTTTTTTCGTTTTCAGAGGTGCGGTTGATGGATTTTTCCAGCAGCGAGCGGGCGCGGACGAGATCACCGTTTTCCCAGGCGCTCATGGCTTTGGCATACTCTTTTTCACCGGTTTTGGATCCGCATCCGGCAAACATCACCAGTGCCGCAAAAATGCCGGTGCATGTGAATATCACGTTCTTTATCTTCATTGTTCCGAAATTCCTTTAACCCACACTTGCCGTGTGCGGGGTCCATCAAACTCACAAAAGTAGAGGCTTTGCCATGTTCCAAGCTGCAGTTTTCCGTTGGCAACAATGACCTGTACCGAATTACCCATCATACTCGCTTTTACATGGGCTGCCGTATTCCCTTCAAAATGCCGGTAGCCACCTTCCCAGGGCACCACACGGTCGAGTACCTGCTCCATGTCTGCTGAGACATCGGGGTCAGCATTCTCGTTAATGGTTATCCCCGCGGTCGTATGCGGGATGAAAACCGTAATTATACCTTCCTGAAGTCCTGTTTCTAGCACATATTCTGCCACTTGGTGATCGATCTTCAAAAAGTCTGTTCGTGCGCGAGTCTGGAGGGAAAAGCTCTTCATGAGTATGAACATATCCGAACCCTGCAGATTTAGAAGCGGAAAGTTTTGCAGAGGCTGAAAAATATGCCGCATGATGATGGGCTTTCATTCAGAGAGTATGATCGTGTCTCCCGAATGGACGGGCGGTATCGTATTTTTGCCGGCAGGATGGCTTTGAATTTATGGGGTATATCGCTTAAATGAGGGGATGAAAGGGAAGGGCTAATTGGGTTTTCCAGAGGAACATATTTTGACGTTGAGCGGGATGGCGGTACTGCTGTTGTGCTCTGCTTTTTTTTCGGGAACGGAAACGGCCTTGTTTTCGCTGAGTCGGGATCAGATTAAAAAACTGCGCGCCCACGGACGGCATGTTGATCGGTTGCTGGTTCTGTTACGGGACAATCCGGCGGGACTGCTGGTGGCTATTTTATTTGGCAACCTCGTCGTGAATATTCTGTTTTTCTGTATGAGTGCGTCCTTTGCGCTCGAAATCGGGAACACATACGGCGAGTGGTGGCAGGCGCTGATCGGTTTTGCGGTGCTGGTGACGGTTATCCTGAGCGGAGAGATCTTTCCGAAAGCGATTGGAATATCGTTTCCGGAACGTATCGTGAGGCTGAATTCACCGCTGTTGAGTTTCTGGTTTCATTTTATGGGTCCGGTTCGGATGGCGCTGGAAATCATTACCCGGAAAATGGAGCCTTCCGAAGAGCATGATAACCGCATCGATTCCCGGGAACTGAAAATGCTGATTGAGGTGACGCACCACGATCCAACCTTTGGAAAACAGGAAAAGGCGATTGTGGAGGATATTGTGAATCTGCCGGAAATTCGGTTGCGCGAAATTATGGTGCCGAGGGTGAGGCAGCTGTTTCGCCGGGCTGATGCCCCGGCTGGAGAGGCTTTGGCTGAGGCGGCGGAGCAGGAGCTTGAGCTGATTCCGATTTATGAAGAGGACGAGGATAATATTGTCGGTGTGGTGGAGGTGAGTGATCTATTTGCAAATTCAGATCCCGACAAACCCTTGAAGTTGTTTTCCCGTCCGGTGCGTTTTGTGCCGGAAACCAAACGCGCCGATGCCATGTTGCGTGAATTTATGGATGAAGAACTGCGGATGGTCTGCGTGGTGGATGAATATGGGGGACTTGCGGGAACGATTATGCTGGAAGATCTGCTTGAAGAGGTGGTGGGCGAGTTCGATGCCATGGAGGTTCCGCAGGTTGAGCAGCTCAGCGAAACGACATATCGGTTGCAGGGGAATCTAGGCATTCGCGAATGGCGCAGCCTGTTTGTCGGCTTTCTTCATGAAGAGATGATGCGCGATTTGGCGCTGGATACCTTGAGCGGTCTGGTGGTCTCGCTGTTGAAACGGCTTCCGGCTACGGGCGATGTGGTTGAGGTGGGCAACCTGCGTTTTACGGTGGAGCAGGTGCGCTCAAACCGGATCGAGACCGTTTTGCTGGAATTGGTTATGGCTGATGATGGAGGTGACGCATGATCAGTACCGTCACCGTCATTCTGCTCGGCTTTGCTTTTTCCGCCTTGTTTTCGGGAGTGGAAACGGGAAGCTATACGATCAATCGCATCCGGCTCGAAAGGCGGGTGCGGGAACGGAAGACATCGGCTGTGATTCTGCAGAACATGCTGGCGCAGTCGCACATCTTCATTTTCACCGTACTGATCGGAAATAATCTTGCCGTTTACCTGCTTTCCGCGGCCGTGACCGATCTTTATATTTCTTCCGGAGTTTCCTCGGGGAACCTGCTGCTCGGCTTTATTCCATGGAATGCTGAAACTGCCGCAACGCTCACCCTGATGTTTCCGCTTTTCCTGTTTGCAGAAGTCGGGCCGAAAAATCTGTTCCGGAAAAAGGCCGATGTGCTCATGTATCGTTTTGCCGGCCTGATGAAACTGCTGGTCTGGGGGTTTTATCCGTTCACCTGGCCGCTCAAGAAAATCTTCAGTCTGTTGACCCATGGCTCAAAAGACGCCGGGCGCGACCTGCACCGGCTGTCGCCCGATGCGCTCAAGGAATATTTTTCGACCAGTGAGCGGGAGGGGGTCATTTCTTCGGAGCAGAGCCGTATGATGGATAATGCAACAACGATGCATAGTATTCCGGTGCGTATGCTGATGTCGCCGATCAAAAAAGTGCCGGCGCTTCAGGATTCCGCCACCGTCGGTGACTTTAAAAGGCTCGTTGCCCGGCGCGAAACCACCGAGGCGATACTAATGCATCGGCACATGGCGGTGGGTATGATTACGATGTTTTCGCTCATCAACCGTAATCTGGAGGATGACGAACCGCTTAAACCCTATGCCGACGATCTGCTGTATATTGAAGAAAACCGCAATCTGAAATCGGCTTTTTACCGGCTTCGAAAACATCCGCGCCACCGAGCAGTGGTTACGGATGCCCGGGGGCATCCGGTCGGGTTTATCCGGCTCGAAGATATTGCGCGGTATATTGTGAAGAAATAGACGACTGCGGTTCAGCTGCCGGTCGGTGAAAGCGGTTCAACGGGCAGCCACTCCAGTACGCGCCGGATGGCTGCATCCCAGTAGTCCCATTTATGTGCACCTGCGGATTCCTCGTAGGTGAGATAAAGCCCTTTCTCCGACGCGGCCTCGCGAAAGCGGACCGAGTCGGGGTGGAGCCAGTCGTCGACTCCGCAACACACATAGAATTCGGTGTCGGGGATGGTTTCCAGATTCCGGACGGCATGGATCAGGTCGTTTCCAGACTCTGGAACTTTTTCGATGGAATCAAAGACCGCACCGAATGTGCGCAGTCGGGGTTCATCCCAATCGTCATTAATATGTGCGGCGAGATCGAGCGC
This is a stretch of genomic DNA from Pontiella agarivorans. It encodes these proteins:
- a CDS encoding secondary thiamine-phosphate synthase enzyme YjbQ: MKSFSLQTRARTDFLKIDHQVAEYVLETGLQEGIITVFIPHTTAGITINENADPDVSADMEQVLDRVVPWEGGYRHFEGNTAAHVKASMMGNSVQVIVANGKLQLGTWQSLYFCEFDGPRTRQVWVKGISEQ
- a CDS encoding CNNM domain-containing protein, whose protein sequence is MISTVTVILLGFAFSALFSGVETGSYTINRIRLERRVRERKTSAVILQNMLAQSHIFIFTVLIGNNLAVYLLSAAVTDLYISSGVSSGNLLLGFIPWNAETAATLTLMFPLFLFAEVGPKNLFRKKADVLMYRFAGLMKLLVWGFYPFTWPLKKIFSLLTHGSKDAGRDLHRLSPDALKEYFSTSEREGVISSEQSRMMDNATTMHSIPVRMLMSPIKKVPALQDSATVGDFKRLVARRETTEAILMHRHMAVGMITMFSLINRNLEDDEPLKPYADDLLYIEENRNLKSAFYRLRKHPRHRAVVTDARGHPVGFIRLEDIARYIVKK
- a CDS encoding hemolysin family protein; this translates as MTLSGMAVLLLCSAFFSGTETALFSLSRDQIKKLRAHGRHVDRLLVLLRDNPAGLLVAILFGNLVVNILFFCMSASFALEIGNTYGEWWQALIGFAVLVTVILSGEIFPKAIGISFPERIVRLNSPLLSFWFHFMGPVRMALEIITRKMEPSEEHDNRIDSRELKMLIEVTHHDPTFGKQEKAIVEDIVNLPEIRLREIMVPRVRQLFRRADAPAGEALAEAAEQELELIPIYEEDEDNIVGVVEVSDLFANSDPDKPLKLFSRPVRFVPETKRADAMLREFMDEELRMVCVVDEYGGLAGTIMLEDLLEEVVGEFDAMEVPQVEQLSETTYRLQGNLGIREWRSLFVGFLHEEMMRDLALDTLSGLVVSLLKRLPATGDVVEVGNLRFTVEQVRSNRIETVLLELVMADDGGDA